From the Candidatus Thiopontia autotrophica genome, one window contains:
- the yhbY gene encoding ribosome assembly RNA-binding protein YhbY — MDLTGKQKRHLRGLGHELHPLVTVGGNGLSEGVLSELDQSLEHHELIKIRVNAGDREERKNLIDELVTKSGAALVQTVGHVALLYRKAKTPSLQIPK; from the coding sequence ATGGATCTTACAGGAAAACAGAAACGTCACCTTCGCGGATTGGGTCATGAGCTTCACCCATTAGTTACAGTTGGTGGAAATGGTCTCTCCGAGGGGGTTCTATCAGAACTGGATCAGTCCCTTGAGCATCACGAGCTGATCAAGATTCGGGTCAATGCCGGAGATCGTGAGGAGCGCAAAAACCTGATTGATGAACTTGTCACTAAAAGTGGGGCCGCCCTTGTGCAGACTGTTGGACATGTTGCTCTGCTCTACCGCAAAGCAAAAACACCATCACTGCAAATCCCCAAGTAG
- the greA gene encoding transcription elongation factor GreA, with product MNTIPLTVKGAEKLRKELHHLKSVERPEVVDAIAEARAHGDLKENAEYHAAREQQGFIEGRIQDLEAKLSNAQEIDVSTLPQNGRVVFGVTVVLEDEDSGEEITYQIVGDDESDIKEGRISINSPIARALIGKEEGEPAVVQTPGGTRNLEIVEILYIP from the coding sequence ATGAACACGATTCCATTAACAGTAAAAGGTGCAGAAAAACTTCGTAAGGAGCTACATCACCTTAAATCAGTAGAGCGCCCAGAGGTGGTGGATGCCATTGCCGAGGCACGTGCACACGGGGATCTCAAGGAGAATGCAGAATACCATGCGGCCCGTGAGCAGCAGGGATTTATCGAGGGCAGAATTCAGGATCTTGAAGCAAAGCTTAGTAATGCTCAGGAGATTGATGTCTCTACCTTGCCACAGAATGGACGTGTTGTATTTGGTGTGACTGTAGTATTGGAAGATGAAGATAGTGGAGAAGAGATTACCTACCAGATTGTTGGAGATGACGAGTCTGATATCAAAGAGGGGCGTATATCCATTAATTCACCGATTGCCCGGGCATTAATCGGCAAGGAAGAGGGAGAGCCTGCAGTGGTGCAGACGCCCGGAGGCACCAGAAATCTGGAGATTGTAGAGATTCTATATATTCCCTGA